Genomic DNA from Perca fluviatilis chromosome 12, GENO_Pfluv_1.0, whole genome shotgun sequence:
TCAGTCAACGTATCAGCCACCATGCACGGCAAGGTAAGTGTATCATGGATATGTTACTAGTATTGTTGCTCCTATGATGTATTCACACATTAAATTCTTGTCTTTGTATTTATACTGTAAATTATTCTGCTAAGAAAGGCTACATGGATGCATccttttttggcacttttaccaTAATTTCATTTCCATAATGATTGCTGTTTACATCAGGGTTGATATTGGTAACCATCCATCCGTATGTTTGACACTGAACTTTGGCTGCTCTGTTGGATTCTAGATCATCTTCTACGAGGACAAGAACTTCCAGGGTCGCTCCTATGAGACCAGCAGCGACTGCGCTGACATGTCCTCTCACCTGAGCAGGTGCCACTCCTGCAAGGTGGAGAGCGGCTGCTTCATGGTGTATGACCGTCCCAACTACATGGGTCAGCAGTACTTCCTGAGGAGAGGGGAGTACTCTGACTACCAGCGCATGATGGGTTTCGGTGACTGCATCAGGTCCTGTCGTAATATCCCCATGGTATGACACCCAGTTGTTACGAAATGTATATCAAATGACTGCTAACAGGAGCTAAGATTCCATCAAAATGACTAATTACTACATATTTACTCATAACAGCACAAAGGGTCCTACAAAGTAAGGCTCTATGAGAGGGAGAACTTCGGAGGTCAGATGTACGAGCTGATGGACGACTGCGACAACATCCAGGACCGTTACCATATGTCTGACTGCCAGTCCTGCAACGTGATGGACGGCCACTGGCTGATGTACGAGCAGCCCCACTATAGAGGCAAGATGATGTACCTAAGGCCCGGAGAGTACAAGAGCTTCAGGGACATGGGATATGATGGAAATAGGTTCAGCTCCATCAGACGCATCACTGACTCCTGTTAACTTTACAAATGAATCTGTTTTAAAAACAACtcagaaataaaatattttccaAATTCAACATGGCATACGCAATCTTTATTGTTGGTAATCTATTAATCAgatttatttgtgtgtattgtACAATTTGAATGCAATTTTTGAATATGCAATAGGAACAGAGATCGAGATTATAAATAATTTTGGTTGCTCATTGATTGGTTCTGTTATCCTCTACATTATATCTATCATTTACAAACTCATATTTTCAACTAAAGAAGTTCTTGCAAAGTTATAAATATTATTCAATATATATAATGGTTTATGAGAAGACATAAGGGGGAAATGCCTCTATTTCTCTTCTGTAGATTAAAGTTAATGTATAGTTACCaagaaatgcatttaaaaatatttaaaatttagGTAGGAGTTTAAGTAgacttaaaaatatatatttgtagtACCACTAGTAAAAGAGTTATTGCTGATGTTGTTACTgattttatgaataaatatttgtgaGAGTGTAGCTTGGAGTATAAAAACATAAGGTTAGAGAGGTTAGAGattatttctcacataaaataTCACTGTGTGATAGTTTTACTCAGGAAGGAGTAAATAAGCGAGGTCACAGTTTTCTTTGTTATGTAGCATTTAATCATTTGGCTGATTCAGTTGTTAAAGGGACAATCCACGAGTGGTGTGCAGTACACATTCCTCCACAACATCAGAGACCACACAGTCATGTGGATTTAAATAAGGATTATCGATTGAATGGAGACCACGAGGACTCGATTGAAAATGGTGCTGTACACTTTAGATGGACAGAGTTTAACAGGATGAAAAGAAGCCAGTATTCAGTAACTTCTTTCCACTTTTAAATTATTATGTCAATAAATTTAGAACTGGATACTCTTCTTTTTGATTTATCATTATTACACCTAGTCCCATTTATGCATCTGCTTTAGCCAGATAAGAAATCTGAAGTTAAAAGTGCCTG
This window encodes:
- the LOC120569975 gene encoding gamma-crystallin M3-like, which codes for MHGKIIFYEDKNFQGRSYETSSDCADMSSHLSRCHSCKVESGCFMVYDRPNYMGQQYFLRRGEYSDYQRMMGFGDCIRSCRNIPMHKGSYKVRLYERENFGGQMYELMDDCDNIQDRYHMSDCQSCNVMDGHWLMYEQPHYRGKMMYLRPGEYKSFRDMGYDGNRFSSIRRITDSC